A window from Corynebacterium singulare encodes these proteins:
- a CDS encoding urocanate hydratase yields the protein MSQPREVRAPRGTELTAKSWQTEAPLRMLMNNLDPEVAERPEDLVVYGGTGRAARSWEAFDAIVESLKDLESDETLLVQSGKPVGIWKTNEWAPRVLIANSNLVGDWANWEHFRELEDEGLMMYGQMTAGSWIYIATQGILQGTFETFAAVAKKRFNGTLAGTFTLTGGCGGMGGAQPLSVTLNGGACLIVDVDETRLKRRQHKRYLDEVVTDLDEALKLVLDAKENKKPLSVGLVGNAAEVFPEILRRQRAGEFTVDIVTDQTSAHDPLSYLPTEITVEDWHNEAKADPTTFTKKAREAMAAQVQAMVEFQDEGAEVFDYGNSIRDEARKAGYQRAFEFPGFVPAYIRPLFCEGLGPFRWAALSGDPEDIKVTDQALKELFPDNEHLHNWLDAAEEYVEFEGLPARICWLGYNERHKAGLLFNDLVKEGKIKAPIVIGRDHLDSGSVASPYRETEAMLDGTDAVADWPLLNAMTAVSSGATWVSIHHGGGVGMGRSIHAGQVTVADGTELAAAKLRAVLTNDPGMGVIRHVDSGYTRAKEVADERGVRIPMEFKARD from the coding sequence ATGTCTCAACCCCGCGAAGTACGCGCCCCGCGCGGAACCGAACTGACCGCCAAGTCTTGGCAGACCGAAGCCCCACTGCGCATGCTCATGAACAACCTTGACCCTGAGGTTGCCGAGCGCCCAGAGGACCTCGTTGTCTATGGCGGCACCGGCCGAGCCGCCCGAAGCTGGGAAGCCTTCGATGCCATCGTGGAGTCCCTTAAGGACCTTGAGTCCGATGAGACCCTCCTGGTGCAGTCCGGCAAGCCTGTGGGTATCTGGAAGACCAACGAATGGGCACCCCGCGTGCTCATTGCTAACTCCAACCTGGTCGGTGACTGGGCCAACTGGGAGCACTTCCGCGAACTCGAGGACGAAGGCCTCATGATGTACGGCCAGATGACGGCCGGTTCCTGGATCTACATCGCTACCCAGGGCATCCTGCAGGGCACCTTCGAGACCTTCGCGGCCGTGGCTAAGAAGCGCTTCAATGGGACACTAGCTGGCACCTTCACCCTGACCGGTGGGTGCGGTGGCATGGGCGGTGCGCAGCCTCTGTCCGTCACTCTCAACGGCGGTGCGTGCCTCATCGTGGATGTCGATGAGACCCGCCTGAAGCGCCGCCAGCACAAGCGCTACCTCGATGAGGTTGTCACCGACCTGGATGAGGCTCTCAAGCTGGTCCTGGATGCCAAGGAGAATAAGAAACCACTTTCGGTTGGTCTTGTGGGGAATGCAGCAGAGGTCTTCCCGGAGATCCTGCGCCGCCAGCGCGCGGGTGAATTCACCGTGGACATCGTCACCGACCAGACCTCTGCGCACGACCCGCTGAGCTACCTGCCTACAGAAATCACGGTGGAGGACTGGCACAACGAGGCTAAGGCCGACCCGACCACCTTCACCAAGAAGGCTCGTGAGGCCATGGCCGCCCAGGTCCAGGCCATGGTGGAGTTCCAGGATGAAGGCGCTGAGGTCTTCGACTACGGCAACTCCATCCGTGATGAGGCCCGCAAGGCCGGCTACCAGCGCGCCTTCGAGTTCCCGGGCTTCGTTCCGGCCTACATCCGCCCACTGTTCTGCGAGGGCCTTGGTCCCTTCCGTTGGGCCGCACTGTCCGGTGATCCGGAAGACATCAAGGTCACCGACCAAGCACTCAAGGAGCTCTTCCCGGACAACGAGCACCTGCACAACTGGCTCGATGCCGCCGAGGAGTACGTTGAATTCGAGGGCCTGCCGGCACGTATTTGCTGGCTGGGCTACAACGAGCGCCACAAGGCCGGCCTGCTCTTCAACGACTTGGTCAAGGAAGGCAAGATCAAGGCGCCGATCGTCATCGGTCGTGACCACCTCGACTCCGGCTCCGTGGCCTCCCCGTACCGCGAGACTGAGGCGATGCTCGATGGCACCGATGCCGTGGCTGACTGGCCGCTGCTTAACGCCATGACCGCTGTGTCCTCCGGTGCCACCTGGGTATCCATCCACCACGGTGGTGGCGTGGGCATGGGCCGCTCCATCCACGCCGGTCAGGTCACCGTTGCCGACGGTACCGAGCTCGCGGCCGCGAAGCTGCGCGCGGTGCTCACCAATGACCCGGGCATGGGCGTTATCCGCCACGTGGATTCCGGTTACACTCGCGCCAAGGAAGTAGCGGACGAGCGCGGCGTGCGTATTCCGATGGAATTCAAGGCCCGCGACTAG
- a CDS encoding YjiH family protein → MNNEDALVDAFYETEDATPTKKGLWRLFVYSAIGAFVFFFPISYDGKKSIPLDHMVTIIRTHAEAAVPWIILPLAVYGTVRSIVNKNWRDGAMQAVFTVLNVVGMVVSFLMVIGTLPGVLAHEDIVPFLWNSIATPVGLIVPIGGAFLGLLIGYGLLEFVGVFMQPIMRPLWRTPGRSAIDAVASFVGSYSLGILITDRVYQRGGYTAREASIIATGFSTVSAAFMVIVAKQLDLMDMWGIYFAVSLVVTFVVTAITVWIPPLSTIPNEYVSGVTPDPEKPVKGNYFSAAWREALLQLDRAPSLRAAIWENLRDGARMAAAIVPSIMSVGLIGLLLAKFTPLFDWLGYVFYPFAWIVQLPEPELAGKAAAMGIAEMFLPATMVADSSSLTLKFVIGVVAVSAIIFFSALVPCILATKIPIKLWHLVVIWFERVVLTIIIATPIAFLVT, encoded by the coding sequence ATGAACAACGAAGACGCCCTTGTTGACGCCTTCTATGAAACCGAAGATGCCACGCCCACGAAAAAGGGGCTGTGGCGGCTGTTTGTCTACAGTGCCATCGGAGCTTTCGTCTTCTTTTTCCCCATTAGTTACGACGGGAAGAAGTCCATACCGCTTGACCATATGGTCACCATCATCCGTACACACGCAGAAGCTGCGGTGCCGTGGATCATTTTGCCGCTGGCCGTCTATGGCACCGTGCGCAGCATTGTGAACAAAAACTGGCGGGACGGCGCCATGCAAGCTGTGTTTACCGTGCTCAATGTCGTGGGCATGGTCGTTTCTTTCCTCATGGTGATAGGGACTTTGCCAGGAGTGCTGGCACATGAGGACATCGTTCCCTTCCTGTGGAACTCCATCGCCACGCCCGTAGGGCTTATCGTCCCCATCGGTGGTGCCTTCTTGGGCCTGCTTATTGGTTATGGCCTGCTGGAGTTCGTAGGCGTGTTCATGCAACCCATCATGCGGCCGCTCTGGCGCACGCCAGGGCGCTCCGCCATCGATGCCGTGGCTTCCTTTGTGGGTTCCTACTCGCTGGGTATTCTCATTACTGACCGGGTGTACCAGCGCGGCGGGTATACCGCCCGCGAGGCTTCCATCATCGCGACGGGTTTCTCCACGGTGTCTGCCGCTTTTATGGTCATAGTGGCCAAGCAGCTGGACTTGATGGACATGTGGGGAATCTATTTTGCTGTGTCCCTGGTGGTGACGTTCGTTGTTACCGCTATCACCGTGTGGATTCCGCCGCTCAGCACCATCCCCAACGAGTATGTTTCCGGCGTGACACCGGACCCAGAGAAGCCGGTCAAGGGCAATTACTTCTCAGCAGCATGGAGGGAAGCTTTGTTGCAGCTCGACCGTGCACCGTCGTTGAGGGCAGCTATCTGGGAGAACCTGCGCGACGGCGCGCGCATGGCCGCGGCCATTGTTCCGTCCATCATGTCGGTCGGCCTCATTGGCCTGCTGCTGGCTAAATTCACGCCGCTCTTTGATTGGTTGGGCTATGTGTTCTATCCCTTCGCATGGATTGTGCAGCTTCCAGAACCCGAGCTAGCGGGTAAAGCTGCAGCGATGGGGATTGCGGAAATGTTCCTACCAGCCACCATGGTGGCGGATTCCTCCAGCCTGACGCTGAAATTCGTCATCGGCGTGGTAGCGGTGTCTGCCATCATCTTCTTTTCTGCACTGGTGCCGTGCATTCTGGCCACCAAGATTCCTATCAAGCTATGGCACTTGGTTGTTATCTGGTTCGAGCGCGTGGTCCTCACCATTATCATTGCCACTCCGATTGCTTTCCTCGTGACCTAG
- the hutH gene encoding histidine ammonia-lyase translates to MSISYPSSVTVGIGALSIEEVVAVARYGAKVEISHDALDEIATTRSRVEELAQDPTPVYGISTGFGALARRHIPEEMRAQLQLSLVRSHAAGTGPEVETEVIRALMLLRLSTLCTGRTGVRPVVAETYAAVLNANIHPVIREYGSLGCSGDLAPLAHAALALLGEGEVRVDGGDIIPAGEALKAAGIEPLQLREKEGLALINGTDGMLGQLCLAITDLRELAKTADIATAMTVEGLLGTLVVFADDLQQLRPHPGQADAAANILAVAEGSAILEAALEEFKKNQVQDAYSVRCAPQVAGGFRDTVAHTAVVAERELAAAVDNPVVTKDGRVVSNGNFHGAPVAYALDFLAIVVADLASMSERRTDRFLDTARNRGLHAFLADDPGVDSGHMIAQYAQAGIVSELKRLANPSSADSIPSSAMQEDHVSMGWSGARKLRKAVDGLQRVLAIEILTAARAIDMREGEPAKGTGAVIAALRTTVQGPGTDRYLSPEIEETVRLVKEGALVDAVEEVVGTLR, encoded by the coding sequence ATGTCTATTTCTTATCCCTCATCCGTCACCGTGGGCATTGGTGCCTTGAGCATTGAGGAAGTTGTGGCCGTTGCGCGTTATGGCGCGAAGGTAGAGATCTCTCACGATGCTCTGGATGAAATTGCCACCACACGTTCCCGAGTGGAGGAGCTGGCCCAGGACCCGACGCCGGTCTACGGAATTTCCACTGGTTTCGGTGCGCTCGCTCGTCGCCACATTCCGGAAGAAATGCGCGCCCAGCTGCAGCTCTCCCTTGTGCGCTCCCATGCCGCAGGTACTGGCCCGGAGGTGGAGACCGAAGTCATCCGCGCACTCATGCTGCTTCGCCTCTCCACCCTGTGCACCGGCCGCACCGGCGTGCGCCCGGTGGTGGCGGAGACCTACGCCGCGGTGCTCAACGCCAACATTCACCCGGTCATCCGTGAGTATGGATCGCTAGGCTGCTCTGGTGACTTGGCGCCGCTGGCTCATGCGGCACTGGCGCTGCTGGGTGAGGGAGAGGTGCGCGTCGATGGCGGCGACATCATCCCGGCGGGTGAGGCGCTAAAGGCGGCGGGCATCGAGCCACTGCAGCTGCGTGAGAAGGAAGGCTTGGCGCTCATTAACGGTACCGATGGCATGTTGGGCCAGCTCTGCCTGGCCATTACTGATTTGCGCGAGCTGGCTAAGACGGCTGATATTGCTACTGCGATGACGGTGGAGGGCCTGCTGGGTACCCTCGTAGTTTTTGCCGATGATCTTCAGCAGCTGCGTCCGCACCCAGGTCAGGCGGATGCCGCTGCCAATATTCTGGCTGTGGCAGAAGGGTCTGCCATTCTGGAGGCTGCCCTTGAGGAATTCAAGAAGAACCAGGTTCAGGACGCCTACTCGGTGCGCTGTGCCCCGCAGGTGGCCGGCGGTTTCCGCGATACCGTGGCGCACACCGCTGTGGTAGCAGAACGCGAGCTTGCCGCAGCTGTGGACAACCCCGTCGTGACTAAGGATGGTCGCGTGGTATCCAACGGTAACTTCCACGGCGCTCCGGTGGCTTATGCGTTGGACTTCCTGGCTATTGTGGTGGCTGACTTGGCCTCCATGTCGGAGCGTCGTACCGACCGCTTCCTTGATACCGCCCGCAACCGCGGCCTACATGCATTCCTGGCCGATGATCCGGGTGTCGACTCCGGCCACATGATTGCGCAGTACGCGCAGGCAGGCATCGTCTCCGAGCTCAAGCGCCTGGCAAACCCGTCCTCCGCGGATTCCATTCCGTCCTCCGCTATGCAGGAGGACCATGTCTCCATGGGCTGGTCTGGCGCCCGCAAGCTGCGCAAGGCTGTGGATGGCCTGCAGCGAGTGCTCGCCATTGAGATTCTTACTGCGGCCCGCGCTATTGATATGCGTGAGGGCGAGCCGGCGAAGGGTACCGGCGCGGTTATCGCCGCCCTCCGCACGACCGTGCAGGGCCCGGGCACAGACCGCTACTTGAGCCCGGAGATTGAGGAGACCGTGCGCCTGGTCAAGGAAGGTGCGCTCGTGGATGCGGTAGAGGAGGTCGTCGGTACGCTGCGCTAA
- a CDS encoding IclR family transcriptional regulator, which produces MSNSRVPAARNALEILRLLSTIDVPISAARIRSELDLPRSSTYHLLKEMVDAGFVVHLPENQTYGLGLAAYSMAAAYATQQPLVRATHNHLERIAGKVGGSGHLSRLAGSEILYLNEVRAPKALSLVTDRGVRLQAQRTASGRAMLALLPEAEWRAAYSAGALSFGEFKSILRDVRERGWAEEVEVVARGQASVGVAIVDHVGRPAAALAVTYPVGTADAPSIAQELQAAAEQVAERMYGRR; this is translated from the coding sequence ATGAGCAACTCCCGCGTTCCGGCCGCGCGCAATGCGCTGGAAATCCTCCGGCTGCTATCCACCATCGATGTGCCCATTTCAGCGGCACGTATCCGCAGCGAGCTGGACCTGCCACGCTCATCCACCTACCACCTGCTCAAGGAGATGGTGGACGCGGGATTCGTGGTGCACCTTCCGGAGAACCAAACCTACGGGCTGGGCCTCGCGGCCTACTCCATGGCCGCGGCCTATGCCACGCAGCAACCCCTCGTACGGGCTACGCACAACCACCTCGAACGCATTGCTGGCAAGGTAGGCGGCTCTGGGCACCTGTCGCGCCTGGCGGGGTCAGAGATCCTTTACCTTAATGAGGTCCGGGCGCCGAAGGCTTTGTCTTTGGTGACGGACAGAGGGGTGCGCCTCCAAGCGCAGCGCACCGCCTCAGGGCGAGCGATGCTGGCTCTGCTTCCGGAAGCCGAATGGCGTGCGGCGTATTCGGCCGGAGCTCTCAGCTTTGGGGAGTTCAAGTCCATCCTGCGTGACGTTCGTGAGCGCGGGTGGGCCGAAGAGGTTGAGGTGGTGGCGCGCGGACAAGCCTCGGTAGGGGTGGCAATCGTTGACCATGTGGGCAGGCCAGCCGCGGCGCTTGCGGTGACGTATCCAGTGGGCACTGCCGACGCACCATCCATAGCACAGGAACTGCAGGCGGCGGCAGAGCAGGTGGCGGAGAGAATGTACGGACGGCGTTAG